In Brevibacterium zhoupengii, the following are encoded in one genomic region:
- the dnaG gene encoding DNA primase, producing the protein MAGLIKREDIDELRSRTRIDEVVGEFVTLKTAGIGSLKGLCPFHDEKTPSFTVRPQVGMYHCFGCGESGDVFSFLQKVEQLSFVETVEALAGKIGMHLRYEDGKGPDREQASRRQRLLEMHEVAQRFFTQCLESEQGQIGREFLEGRGFPLSSSKEFGLGFAPKSWDALTSQLKRAGFTEEEVLAGGLASEGGRGIYDRFRGRVVWPIKDMTSRTIGFGARRLFDDDQGPKYLNTPETALYHKNQVLYGLDLAKKDIAKTKRVVIVEGYTDVMAAHLAGVTQAVATCGTAFGPEHVKIVRRLLGDDPTGQVIFTFDGDAAGQKAALRAFEFESEFTAQTFVAVEPDGLDPCDLRMQKGDGALRELIDGRKPLFEFVITTAISRYDLDSVEGRIAAVKASAEVLADIRDRNSLSHYYRFVAGRIGVDIDEVESAVRDARKRPSKPQANQARQPQPAPSQTPPGAPPVASGPPAQAGPPQAQRNRSQGQQAPGAQVSGRPTSGQQPSGQPVSGQGQAQGTSAQLPSTGFAPTGGGAGGDDTAIEYVYDERPDVSNLSAPISPARLKTEKGALMVALQHPEFVNAKLFDSLSARAFEHPGYRRIQAAVKAAGGLKSAGGAQAAGTAGATRWADAVLSASAEDLKPYVTQLLVTPLPVADGVSAEGFARGIVARLFDYDLERIAKELHSRLQRQDTTDTTAQTTLLGQLQVLEQHRARLKTLM; encoded by the coding sequence ATGGCCGGACTGATCAAACGTGAGGACATCGACGAGCTGCGCAGTCGAACCCGCATCGACGAGGTCGTCGGTGAATTCGTCACGCTCAAGACCGCGGGAATCGGCTCGCTCAAGGGGCTGTGCCCCTTTCACGATGAGAAGACTCCTTCTTTCACGGTCCGACCCCAGGTCGGGATGTACCACTGCTTCGGCTGTGGTGAGTCCGGCGACGTGTTCTCGTTTCTGCAGAAGGTCGAACAGCTCAGCTTCGTTGAGACGGTCGAGGCTCTGGCCGGCAAGATCGGGATGCATCTGCGCTACGAAGACGGCAAAGGCCCCGATCGTGAGCAGGCCAGCCGCAGACAGCGGCTGCTGGAGATGCACGAAGTCGCGCAGCGCTTCTTCACCCAGTGCCTTGAATCCGAGCAGGGGCAGATCGGTCGGGAGTTCCTCGAAGGCCGTGGCTTTCCCCTGAGTTCGAGCAAGGAGTTCGGTCTCGGCTTCGCCCCCAAGTCCTGGGATGCGCTGACCAGCCAGCTCAAGCGGGCCGGTTTCACCGAGGAGGAGGTCCTTGCCGGAGGTCTGGCCAGCGAAGGCGGCCGCGGCATCTACGACCGTTTCCGCGGCCGGGTCGTGTGGCCCATCAAGGACATGACTTCTCGGACCATCGGCTTCGGTGCCAGGCGCCTGTTCGACGACGACCAGGGGCCGAAGTACCTGAACACTCCGGAGACCGCTCTCTACCATAAGAACCAAGTACTCTACGGGCTGGATCTGGCCAAGAAGGACATCGCGAAGACCAAACGCGTAGTCATCGTCGAAGGTTATACCGATGTCATGGCCGCGCACCTGGCCGGTGTCACGCAAGCGGTGGCGACCTGCGGAACGGCCTTCGGGCCCGAGCACGTGAAGATCGTTCGGCGTCTGCTCGGCGATGATCCGACCGGCCAGGTGATCTTCACCTTCGACGGCGACGCGGCCGGGCAGAAGGCTGCACTGCGCGCCTTCGAATTCGAAAGCGAGTTCACCGCTCAGACCTTCGTCGCCGTCGAACCTGATGGGCTCGACCCCTGCGATCTGCGGATGCAGAAAGGCGACGGGGCCCTGCGCGAACTCATCGACGGTCGCAAACCGCTCTTCGAGTTCGTCATCACCACCGCGATCTCTCGCTACGACCTCGACTCGGTCGAAGGTCGGATCGCAGCGGTCAAGGCCAGCGCCGAGGTCCTCGCTGACATCCGGGACCGCAACAGTCTCAGCCACTACTACCGTTTCGTCGCCGGACGCATCGGTGTCGATATCGACGAAGTGGAATCCGCGGTCAGAGATGCCCGGAAGCGCCCCAGCAAACCGCAGGCGAACCAGGCTCGTCAGCCGCAGCCTGCCCCGTCCCAGACCCCGCCCGGTGCTCCGCCGGTCGCATCGGGTCCGCCGGCTCAAGCAGGCCCGCCGCAGGCACAGAGGAACAGATCTCAGGGCCAGCAGGCACCGGGAGCGCAGGTTTCTGGGCGGCCGACATCGGGGCAACAGCCTTCCGGTCAACCCGTATCGGGACAGGGCCAGGCGCAGGGGACGAGTGCACAGCTGCCATCCACGGGATTCGCACCCACTGGGGGAGGAGCAGGTGGAGACGACACCGCGATCGAGTACGTCTACGATGAGCGCCCAGACGTGTCGAACCTGTCGGCACCGATCAGCCCCGCTCGTCTCAAAACCGAGAAGGGGGCCCTGATGGTGGCGCTGCAGCATCCCGAGTTCGTCAACGCCAAACTGTTCGACTCCCTGTCCGCGCGAGCCTTCGAGCACCCCGGCTATCGACGGATCCAAGCCGCAGTGAAGGCTGCCGGCGGATTGAAATCGGCCGGCGGTGCCCAGGCGGCGGGAACAGCCGGCGCCACTCGTTGGGCCGACGCGGTCCTCTCCGCCAGCGCCGAGGACCTCAAGCCCTACGTCACGCAACTGCTGGTGACGCCGTTGCCGGTGGCAGACGGCGTCAGCGCGGAAGGGTTTGCCCGCGGCATCGTGGCTCGTCTCTTCGACTACGATCTCGAACGCATCGCGAAGGAGCTGCACTCGCGACTACAGCGCCAGGACACCACGGACACGACCGCGCAGACGACCCTTCTGGGACAGCTCCAAGTCCTCGAACAGCACCGGGCGCGGCTGAAGACGCTCATGTGA
- a CDS encoding deoxyguanosinetriphosphate triphosphohydrolase, translating to MPFETHPRTSVRSGTVAVYTPWDEERWVSEPAKNPRRSAFQRDRARVLHSAGLRRLGAKTQVVSPGTDDFVRTRLTHSLEVAQVGRELARYLGCDPDIVDTACLSHDLGHPPFGHHGETILDALCIDIGGFEGNAQTLRLVTRIEPKVIADDGRPAGLNLTRASLDALTKYPWSRSEASAGRRDSGVRKFGVYDDDRGVFDFYRDGIENGKRCIEAQVMDLADDISYSVHDVEDAIAGGHLHLDEFAAEGRRAELFDITRKWYLPTTSDEEMDKALSRLQAAAYWPADVYDGSRKAQATLKHMTSQLIGRFVGAAEAATREEFGWEPLARYAASLVVPEPTVVEIAVLKGMATLTVMVAEDRLRLHDIQSAVITELAQWYSATPTKLDPMFRADYFEAADDAARLRVVVDQIASLTDHSAWALYHQLKAGAGDRL from the coding sequence ATGCCATTCGAAACTCACCCACGCACCTCGGTGCGCTCGGGGACCGTGGCGGTCTACACGCCGTGGGACGAGGAACGATGGGTGAGCGAACCGGCGAAGAATCCACGCCGCTCGGCCTTTCAGCGTGACCGAGCTCGGGTGCTGCACTCGGCGGGACTGCGTCGGCTTGGTGCCAAGACTCAGGTCGTCTCACCAGGCACCGATGATTTCGTCCGCACCCGACTCACCCACTCCCTTGAAGTGGCCCAGGTCGGGCGCGAACTCGCCCGATACTTAGGCTGCGATCCCGATATCGTCGACACCGCGTGCCTGAGTCATGACCTCGGCCACCCGCCTTTCGGCCACCACGGTGAGACCATTCTCGACGCTCTGTGCATCGACATCGGCGGATTCGAGGGCAATGCGCAGACGCTGCGCCTGGTCACCCGGATCGAGCCGAAGGTGATCGCCGATGACGGCCGACCGGCAGGACTCAACCTCACACGGGCCAGCCTCGACGCGCTGACGAAATACCCCTGGTCACGGAGCGAAGCGTCCGCGGGGCGGCGTGACTCCGGTGTGCGCAAATTCGGCGTCTACGACGACGACAGGGGAGTCTTCGACTTCTACCGTGACGGGATCGAGAACGGCAAACGCTGCATCGAAGCCCAAGTGATGGACCTCGCCGACGACATTTCCTATTCCGTCCACGACGTCGAGGACGCGATCGCCGGCGGTCACCTGCATCTGGACGAATTCGCTGCGGAGGGTCGTCGGGCCGAGCTCTTCGACATCACCCGGAAATGGTATCTGCCGACCACGAGCGACGAAGAGATGGACAAAGCGCTGTCGCGACTGCAGGCGGCTGCGTACTGGCCGGCGGATGTCTATGACGGTTCCAGGAAGGCCCAGGCCACGCTCAAGCACATGACGAGCCAGCTCATCGGACGGTTCGTCGGCGCGGCGGAAGCCGCCACACGTGAGGAGTTCGGCTGGGAGCCCCTGGCTCGTTATGCGGCCTCGCTGGTCGTCCCCGAGCCTACGGTCGTCGAGATCGCTGTCCTCAAAGGCATGGCGACGTTGACGGTGATGGTCGCCGAAGACCGTCTGCGACTCCATGACATCCAGTCTGCCGTCATCACGGAGCTCGCCCAGTGGTACTCCGCGACGCCGACCAAACTCGACCCGATGTTCAGGGCCGACTACTTCGAAGCTGCCGACGATGCGGCCCGGCTGCGTGTCGTCGTCGACCAGATCGCCTCGCTGACCGACCATTCCGCCTGGGCTCTGTACCACCAGCTCAAAGCAGGGGCGGGGGATCGTCTCTAG
- the dusB gene encoding tRNA dihydrouridine synthase DusB, whose protein sequence is MVSVISPAPESVSPAVVEPLRIGPIELSSPVVLAPMAGITNTAFRRLCREYGAGLYVTEMVTSRALVERSPKSMRIIRHEPYETPRSVQLYGVDPETIGQAVRMLVDEDRADHIDLNFGCPVPKVTRKGGGSALPWKKDLFEAIVTTAVTEADRGGIPLTVKMRKGIDKDHQTFLDAGETARNAGVAAVALHGRSAADLYSGQADWDAIARLKDHLGDTVPVLGNGDIFAAEDALEMMRRTGCDGVVIGRGCQGRPWLFGDLANALGGSDERFQPGLAEVARAVYKHGEYLAEYYEDEFYGVRDLRKHIAWYFKGYPVGGDLRRQLAMVSSLEELAGLLAQLDQDAPYPGTDAEGSRGRTTRPKKPHLPEGWLDSRIFDVSGKSLLSEAELDISGG, encoded by the coding sequence ATGGTGAGTGTCATCAGCCCTGCCCCAGAATCAGTATCCCCAGCCGTTGTCGAGCCCCTGCGCATCGGCCCCATCGAGCTGTCCTCGCCGGTGGTGCTCGCGCCGATGGCCGGGATCACCAACACGGCCTTCAGGCGCCTGTGCCGCGAATACGGAGCCGGCCTGTATGTGACGGAGATGGTGACGTCGAGGGCCTTGGTCGAACGCAGCCCCAAGAGCATGCGCATCATCCGGCACGAGCCCTACGAGACCCCGCGTTCGGTTCAGCTCTATGGTGTCGACCCGGAGACGATCGGGCAGGCAGTGCGGATGCTCGTGGACGAAGACCGCGCCGACCACATCGACCTCAACTTCGGCTGCCCCGTGCCCAAGGTCACCCGGAAGGGCGGTGGCTCGGCCCTGCCGTGGAAGAAGGACCTGTTCGAAGCCATCGTCACCACAGCCGTGACCGAGGCGGACCGCGGCGGCATCCCTCTGACCGTGAAGATGCGCAAAGGCATCGACAAGGACCACCAGACCTTCCTCGACGCCGGCGAGACTGCCCGCAACGCGGGTGTGGCAGCGGTCGCCCTCCACGGTCGGTCCGCAGCGGATCTGTACTCGGGTCAGGCGGACTGGGACGCCATCGCCCGACTCAAGGACCACCTCGGCGACACTGTGCCCGTTTTGGGCAACGGCGATATCTTCGCAGCAGAGGACGCTCTGGAGATGATGCGCAGAACCGGGTGCGACGGCGTCGTCATCGGACGCGGATGCCAGGGACGACCGTGGCTGTTCGGCGACCTCGCCAATGCCCTGGGCGGCAGCGATGAACGTTTCCAGCCCGGTCTCGCCGAGGTGGCCCGTGCCGTGTACAAGCACGGCGAGTATCTGGCCGAATACTACGAGGACGAGTTCTACGGCGTTCGTGACCTGCGCAAACACATCGCCTGGTATTTCAAGGGCTACCCGGTCGGGGGAGACCTGCGGCGTCAGCTGGCGATGGTCTCCTCGCTCGAGGAACTCGCGGGGCTGCTGGCCCAGCTCGATCAGGACGCACCGTATCCTGGTACGGACGCGGAAGGCTCCCGGGGGCGGACGACCCGCCCGAAGAAGCCGCATCTGCCCGAAGGGTGGCTCGACTCCCGCATCTTCGATGTGAGCGGAAAGTCACTGCTTTCCGAGGCGGAACTCGACATCTCGGGAGGATGA
- a CDS encoding ATP-binding cassette domain-containing protein, translating to MTAAISISKLGYRLGDDTEIFTSLTASIPASLVGLVGDNGIGKSTLARIIAGQLGPSSGSATGAEGAVYIDQLLPHTEASVASALGISEIRSALSTALAGDADLTDFDVIGDDWDIEERALSVLADLGLTLDVAALDRRLSTFSGGQAMRIGLARAALAGDRWLILDEPSNNLDEAGRRRLASLLRDRTGPTLVISHDRALLAEVTTIVEMTDQLRIYGGDFDDYERMVAAEEEAKLAHLVDAKKSLAIEKRQRIELETKLARADRKAAKDKENKRRPKIVMNGLTDFAQKSAAKRRGDKADDEEAARSSVRTAKDALRRDSSIRLDLPETVIHSAKRVLDVSGPVLEQPRTIVGPERIRLTGANGSGKSTLLSAIAGRYDTGAPIDELFPDLTFTVPVASGFLDQQYRLPPTLTVMEAVREDNPGLGPHRVHEVLAAMGLRAGRTEQLCSTLSGGERFRVALAKSLFQDPAPQLLILDEPGNNLDLSSLTALVTALDGFGGAMLVITHDDRLAQELGLDVEWDIREFLVPERVDEDREESEEASHARS from the coding sequence ATGACTGCTGCCATATCCATCTCGAAACTCGGCTACCGCCTCGGCGATGACACCGAGATCTTCACTTCTCTCACTGCGTCGATCCCTGCCTCCCTTGTCGGGCTGGTCGGTGACAACGGGATCGGCAAATCCACCCTCGCCAGAATCATCGCCGGACAGCTTGGCCCCAGCTCGGGTTCAGCCACCGGTGCCGAGGGCGCGGTGTACATCGATCAGCTGTTGCCCCATACCGAGGCCAGCGTCGCCTCGGCGTTGGGAATCAGCGAGATCAGATCGGCCTTGTCGACGGCTCTGGCCGGTGACGCCGATCTCACCGACTTCGATGTCATCGGCGATGACTGGGACATCGAAGAACGGGCGCTGAGCGTCCTGGCCGATCTCGGACTCACACTCGACGTCGCGGCTCTCGATCGGCGGCTGTCGACCTTCTCCGGCGGCCAAGCCATGCGCATCGGACTGGCTCGGGCGGCCCTGGCCGGTGATCGCTGGCTGATCCTCGACGAACCGAGCAACAACCTCGACGAGGCGGGGCGCCGCAGACTGGCCTCCCTGCTGCGGGACCGGACGGGGCCGACACTCGTGATCTCACACGACCGTGCCCTCCTGGCAGAGGTGACGACGATCGTCGAGATGACGGACCAGCTGCGCATCTACGGTGGAGACTTCGACGACTACGAACGCATGGTCGCCGCCGAAGAGGAGGCGAAGCTCGCTCACCTCGTCGATGCGAAGAAATCCCTGGCGATCGAGAAGCGCCAGCGCATCGAACTCGAGACGAAGCTGGCCAGGGCCGATCGCAAGGCTGCCAAGGACAAGGAGAACAAGCGCCGTCCCAAGATCGTCATGAATGGACTGACCGACTTCGCCCAGAAGAGCGCGGCGAAGCGGCGCGGAGACAAGGCAGACGACGAGGAGGCCGCCCGTTCCTCGGTGCGCACCGCCAAGGACGCTCTGCGCAGGGACTCAAGCATCCGCCTGGATCTGCCCGAGACCGTGATCCATTCGGCGAAGCGTGTCCTCGACGTCTCCGGGCCGGTGCTGGAGCAGCCACGTACGATCGTCGGCCCCGAGCGGATCAGGCTGACCGGTGCCAACGGCTCCGGGAAGTCGACCCTGCTGTCGGCGATCGCCGGGCGATACGACACCGGTGCCCCTATCGACGAGCTGTTTCCCGATCTGACCTTCACCGTTCCTGTGGCGAGCGGTTTCCTCGACCAGCAGTACAGACTGCCTCCGACGCTGACCGTCATGGAAGCAGTGAGGGAGGACAACCCTGGTCTCGGACCACACCGAGTCCATGAGGTGTTGGCCGCCATGGGACTGCGGGCCGGACGGACCGAGCAGCTGTGTTCGACCCTGTCGGGAGGGGAACGCTTTCGAGTGGCTCTGGCGAAGAGTCTGTTCCAGGACCCCGCGCCGCAGCTGCTCATCCTCGACGAACCAGGCAATAACCTCGACCTCTCCTCACTGACTGCGCTGGTGACCGCCTTGGACGGATTCGGAGGAGCGATGCTCGTCATCACCCATGATGATCGTCTCGCTCAGGAGCTGGGCCTCGACGTCGAATGGGACATTCGGGAATTTCTCGTCCCCGAACGGGTTGATGAAGACAGAGAAGAATCTGAGGAGGCTTCACATGCGCGATCGTGA
- a CDS encoding helix-turn-helix domain-containing protein, which yields MANTEDLGARVFGARIRARRKYNDLTLNELAVRAGISRAALSKIERGEQDTSVSNAMGLSRALGVDVGELLAPPEVVITPSAAIPAHSAYGRGTLRRDLPAPQENMEVVHYKLDPHCETASFAAHRSGSRETFFVLAGTIEIVTIDRRTTLRVGDCAQAPGDVPHQLSNPGSEPAELMLIIV from the coding sequence ATGGCGAACACGGAAGATCTCGGAGCTCGAGTATTCGGCGCGCGCATCAGGGCGCGCCGCAAGTACAACGACCTGACTCTCAACGAACTTGCTGTGCGCGCCGGAATCTCTCGAGCGGCTCTGTCGAAGATCGAGCGCGGGGAACAGGACACATCAGTCTCGAACGCCATGGGGCTCTCCCGTGCCCTCGGCGTCGACGTGGGAGAGCTCCTCGCCCCGCCCGAGGTGGTCATCACCCCCAGCGCCGCCATTCCCGCTCACAGCGCATACGGCAGAGGCACTCTGCGTCGTGACCTCCCTGCGCCGCAGGAGAACATGGAAGTGGTGCACTACAAGCTTGATCCGCACTGCGAAACGGCGTCCTTCGCCGCCCACCGCAGCGGCTCGCGTGAGACCTTCTTCGTGCTCGCCGGCACCATCGAAATCGTCACGATCGACCGCCGGACCACGCTGCGAGTCGGAGACTGCGCGCAGGCGCCAGGCGATGTTCCGCACCAGTTGTCCAACCCCGGAAGCGAGCCCGCGGAGCTCATGCTCATCATCGTCTGA
- a CDS encoding L-lactate permease gives MTPLLALTPIVLAIALLVFKQSSWIAAAAGVIAAGVAVILFFPTPLSVLLESGADYFPLILEVALILLFGMVLARLLESSGSMGEISSWVEAAAPSRALGVALVVFGLVPFAESVTGFGIGVTIGVPVLRLLGCSLRQSAILGLLGLIAVPWGALGPGTTVAAALTGINVDDLGVATAWINAIPVIIVATSVILVMRPGLSSSFGIIAAAALMWSGILAANILIGMAPAGIIGSLLVIAVMGTLFIIRRRRTGFTRQLGLAVLPYTTLTVGLLVARALESAVPSLVTQIVASPPFWLAAACVIAALRVTDRGTVTSAAVRSWLPIGAGTAAFMLMGWIMTTTGMSASIGTLVPAGLVLFTPWLTAVGAIVTGSNTGANSMFTGTIDAVATASHVSSLPVVAAGNAAASLAALAAPPRVAMSVQMADPSSPASANDIAWVQGRALTVAGINAVALGLWIQFMA, from the coding sequence ATGACTCCACTCCTGGCACTGACGCCCATTGTGCTCGCGATCGCTCTGCTCGTATTCAAACAGAGCTCATGGATCGCCGCAGCTGCCGGGGTCATCGCCGCCGGGGTGGCCGTCATTCTCTTCTTCCCGACCCCCTTGTCGGTTCTCCTCGAATCCGGTGCGGACTACTTCCCACTGATCCTCGAAGTCGCCCTCATCCTTCTGTTCGGCATGGTCCTGGCACGCCTACTCGAGTCATCAGGGTCGATGGGCGAGATCTCCTCCTGGGTCGAAGCTGCGGCGCCGAGTCGCGCGCTCGGCGTCGCCCTCGTCGTGTTCGGACTCGTCCCCTTCGCCGAGTCGGTCACCGGGTTCGGCATCGGGGTGACGATCGGAGTCCCGGTCCTGCGACTGCTCGGCTGTTCGCTGCGGCAGTCGGCGATCCTCGGGCTGCTTGGCCTCATCGCCGTTCCCTGGGGCGCGCTCGGTCCCGGAACCACGGTCGCCGCCGCGCTCACCGGCATCAACGTCGACGATCTCGGCGTCGCAACAGCGTGGATCAATGCGATTCCCGTCATCATCGTGGCCACCTCGGTGATTCTCGTCATGCGCCCCGGACTGTCCTCCAGCTTCGGAATCATTGCCGCCGCGGCTCTGATGTGGTCTGGCATCCTTGCCGCGAACATCCTCATCGGCATGGCCCCAGCCGGCATCATCGGCTCATTGCTCGTCATCGCCGTCATGGGCACCCTCTTCATCATCCGCCGCCGCAGAACCGGCTTCACACGCCAATTGGGTCTCGCGGTCCTGCCGTATACGACGCTCACAGTGGGCCTGCTCGTGGCCCGCGCATTGGAATCCGCAGTCCCGTCACTGGTGACACAGATCGTGGCCTCTCCCCCGTTCTGGTTAGCCGCCGCCTGTGTGATCGCCGCGCTCAGGGTCACCGATCGCGGCACTGTGACCTCCGCCGCCGTTCGCTCCTGGCTGCCGATCGGGGCCGGCACCGCCGCCTTCATGCTCATGGGCTGGATCATGACGACGACCGGGATGAGCGCGTCCATCGGGACCTTGGTGCCGGCCGGACTCGTCCTCTTCACGCCCTGGCTGACTGCAGTCGGAGCCATCGTGACCGGGTCGAACACCGGCGCCAATTCCATGTTCACCGGCACCATCGACGCGGTCGCCACGGCCTCCCACGTCTCCTCACTGCCGGTGGTGGCCGCAGGAAACGCCGCCGCCTCGCTTGCGGCACTGGCCGCTCCCCCACGGGTGGCGATGTCAGTGCAGATGGCAGATCCCTCAAGCCCCGCCTCGGCGAATGACATCGCCTGGGTCCAGGGACGGGCACTGACCGTCGCAGGGATCAACGCGGTGGCCCTCGGCCTCTGGATTCAGTTCATGGCCTGA
- a CDS encoding M24 family metallopeptidase produces MNEGELFYAGEDNRPDVQGMRPGAEQGRAGQEVRARPQPRPGEVDTIGANELSFSPDEYLGRIASVRNRMIDQGLSALIVTDPANVYYLTGYNAWSFYTPQLLFVPASGPLTLFMRDMDARGAMHTSWLPPEDIVGYPERYVQRPHIHPFDWVSFALRQRWEVARASSSPVGVEMDSHFFSPRAFRSLVNGVPEWRLVDSFELVNWIRAIKSPAEVALMRNAAEVTTESMNAALATIGAGVAQNEVAAEIAAAQARGRGSAWGDYPAIVPLLPTGESADTPHLSWTNRKFVADESVSIELAGVHRRYHVPLARTAVVGKPKQELIRLEGVVSEALAAVLDVAAPEVPTAELARTWNRVLALAGLEKPSRLGYSIGIGYPPDWGERTISIRTEDDQILEAGMTFHLICGMWMNGYGYELSESVLITDTGCDTFTDFPREIIRV; encoded by the coding sequence ATGAATGAGGGTGAGCTGTTCTACGCTGGTGAAGACAACCGGCCAGACGTGCAGGGAATGCGGCCCGGAGCCGAGCAGGGCCGGGCAGGACAGGAAGTCAGGGCTCGCCCACAGCCGCGTCCCGGTGAGGTCGACACGATCGGCGCGAACGAGCTGTCGTTCTCCCCTGATGAGTACCTGGGGCGCATCGCCTCGGTGCGCAATCGCATGATCGACCAGGGTCTGTCTGCACTCATCGTCACCGACCCTGCCAACGTCTATTACCTCACCGGGTACAACGCCTGGTCGTTCTACACCCCTCAGCTCCTCTTCGTCCCGGCGTCGGGACCGCTGACTCTGTTCATGCGGGACATGGATGCCCGGGGCGCTATGCACACCTCGTGGCTGCCCCCGGAGGACATCGTGGGCTATCCGGAACGCTACGTGCAGCGCCCCCACATCCATCCCTTCGACTGGGTGTCCTTCGCACTGCGGCAGCGCTGGGAAGTCGCCCGTGCCTCTTCCTCGCCGGTCGGGGTCGAGATGGACTCGCACTTCTTCTCTCCGCGTGCCTTCCGTTCGCTGGTCAACGGGGTCCCGGAGTGGCGCCTGGTGGATTCCTTCGAGCTGGTCAATTGGATCCGCGCGATCAAGTCCCCAGCCGAAGTCGCACTGATGCGCAATGCCGCCGAGGTCACCACAGAGTCGATGAACGCTGCCTTGGCGACCATCGGCGCCGGTGTCGCTCAGAATGAGGTGGCGGCCGAGATCGCTGCGGCCCAGGCCCGCGGACGCGGCAGTGCCTGGGGTGACTACCCGGCCATTGTTCCGCTCCTGCCGACGGGGGAGAGCGCGGACACCCCGCACCTGAGCTGGACGAATCGGAAGTTCGTTGCCGATGAGTCGGTGAGCATCGAGCTGGCAGGCGTCCACCGTCGCTATCACGTGCCCCTGGCGCGCACCGCCGTCGTGGGAAAGCCGAAGCAGGAGCTCATCCGACTCGAGGGTGTCGTCTCCGAAGCACTGGCCGCGGTTCTCGACGTCGCCGCACCGGAGGTGCCCACCGCCGAATTGGCCCGCACCTGGAACCGGGTGCTGGCGCTGGCCGGCCTGGAGAAGCCGAGCCGGCTGGGCTACTCCATCGGCATCGGGTACCCACCCGACTGGGGCGAGCGCACAATCTCGATCAGGACCGAGGACGACCAGATCCTCGAGGCCGGAATGACCTTCCACCTCATCTGCGGCATGTGGATGAACGGCTACGGCTACGAACTCTCCGAGTCAGTCCTCATCACGGATACCGGCTGCGACACGTTCACCGACTTCCCGCGCGAGATCATCCGCGTCTGA
- a CDS encoding Lrp/AsnC family transcriptional regulator, with the protein MAHLVPSGSNHRLGNLDEKSKAIIVELQHDGRKSYSAIGKSVGLSEAAVRQRVSRLIDSGVMEIVAVTDPLSLGFARQAMVGVKVRGDISKVADRLHGYDEIDYLVVTAGSFDILVEIVCESDRHLIEFVNEELRSIDAVVDTELFMYLSLEKQKYNWGTR; encoded by the coding sequence ATGGCCCACTTGGTGCCGAGCGGAAGCAATCACCGCCTGGGCAATCTCGATGAGAAGTCGAAAGCGATCATCGTCGAATTGCAGCACGACGGACGCAAGTCCTACTCCGCCATCGGCAAGTCCGTGGGGCTGTCCGAGGCTGCCGTCCGACAGCGGGTCTCCAGGCTCATCGATTCCGGCGTGATGGAAATCGTCGCCGTGACCGATCCCTTGAGCCTGGGCTTCGCCCGACAGGCCATGGTGGGTGTCAAGGTTCGGGGCGATATCTCCAAGGTCGCCGATCGACTGCACGGATACGACGAGATCGATTATCTCGTTGTCACCGCAGGGTCGTTCGACATCTTGGTCGAGATCGTCTGCGAATCGGATCGCCACCTGATCGAATTCGTCAATGAAGAGCTGCGTTCGATCGACGCCGTCGTGGACACCGAGCTCTTCATGTACCTCTCACTCGAAAAGCAAAAATACAATTGGGGGACGCGATGA